Proteins from a genomic interval of Paenibacillus sp. FSL R5-0623:
- a CDS encoding alpha/beta hydrolase codes for MKLLQSKLETKRTGAKGFKRKRYWIPSVVLILIIAFIGIGTQWTPKITVFLLKSLIETTNTDTNSKDTMLLDGITRVADVPYADEGRNDSTLDIYYPSVTSEPLPVVLWVHGGGWVLGDKKDIADYAVQLAKQGYVVVSMNYALAPDTKYPIPVIQTNQALTYVKNHVSEYKGDPENIFLAGNSAGAQIASQTAAVVTNPSLAKLMNITPAAQPEELRGVLLFCGPYNLSTVANTGFPLIRTFLWSYTGVKTFEDYPRLHEMSTVLQATAEYPPAFITSGNDDPLTSQSIELAQVFKRLDVEVETLFFSNSSEKLGHDYQFDLESDAGQQAIHSAVRFMQQYSR; via the coding sequence GTGAAACTATTGCAGTCCAAGTTGGAAACGAAACGTACGGGGGCAAAAGGTTTTAAACGTAAACGTTACTGGATTCCCAGCGTTGTACTAATTTTGATCATAGCTTTTATTGGGATTGGTACACAATGGACACCCAAAATAACGGTGTTTTTATTAAAATCATTAATTGAAACTACTAATACAGACACAAATAGCAAGGACACTATGCTCTTGGATGGGATAACTCGTGTTGCGGATGTACCCTATGCAGACGAAGGGCGTAATGACAGTACGCTGGATATCTATTATCCTTCCGTAACATCGGAACCTTTGCCTGTCGTGTTGTGGGTTCATGGTGGTGGATGGGTCTTGGGTGACAAAAAGGATATCGCAGATTATGCCGTACAATTAGCCAAACAGGGTTACGTTGTGGTCAGTATGAATTATGCGCTCGCGCCGGATACGAAATATCCCATTCCCGTGATCCAGACGAATCAGGCTTTGACTTACGTGAAGAACCATGTCAGTGAGTATAAGGGTGACCCGGAAAACATATTTCTCGCAGGCAATTCGGCAGGTGCCCAGATTGCAAGTCAGACTGCGGCAGTGGTGACCAATCCATCTCTCGCCAAGCTGATGAACATAACACCAGCCGCCCAGCCGGAAGAGTTGCGTGGGGTTCTGCTATTCTGTGGTCCATACAATCTAAGCACGGTAGCCAATACAGGCTTTCCACTCATACGGACATTTCTGTGGTCATATACGGGAGTCAAAACATTCGAAGACTATCCACGACTGCATGAAATGTCGACCGTGCTTCAGGCCACAGCAGAGTACCCGCCTGCATTTATTACCTCAGGCAATGATGACCCGTTGACCAGTCAATCGATTGAGCTGGCACAAGTATTTAAGCGCCTTGATGTTGAGGTGGAAACCTTGTTTTTCTCGAACTCGTCAGAGAAGCTGGGACATGATTATCAATTTGATCTGGAGAGTGACGCTGGACAACAGGCGATACATTCGGCAGTACGATTCATGCAACAGTATAGTCGATGA
- the nikR gene encoding nickel-responsive transcriptional regulator NikR, whose product MADKEDLTRFGVAFPTPLIEQFDQYIEEQGYKNRSEAFRDLVRKTLLQPSALQSDQDVAGTIVMVYDHHISDLPIRLMELQHEAHHDIISNMHVHLNHDQCLEVIAVRGNLGRLRHLHQQIQVQKGVLYAELSVTYVDELNKLAHAQSRQDGNPDQGLDHNHSAGQHGHSHHHRSAE is encoded by the coding sequence ATGGCAGATAAAGAAGATTTGACCCGGTTCGGGGTGGCGTTTCCTACACCTTTGATTGAGCAGTTTGACCAGTATATTGAGGAACAGGGATACAAAAACCGATCTGAGGCTTTCCGTGATCTTGTTCGTAAAACATTACTTCAACCTTCTGCATTACAATCCGACCAGGATGTGGCAGGCACCATTGTGATGGTCTATGATCACCATATCAGTGATCTTCCCATTCGTTTGATGGAGCTGCAACATGAGGCGCATCATGACATCATTTCCAATATGCACGTGCACCTGAACCATGACCAATGCCTGGAGGTAATTGCCGTACGGGGTAACCTGGGACGATTGCGTCATTTGCATCAACAGATCCAGGTACAAAAAGGTGTTTTGTATGCGGAGCTGTCTGTGACTTATGTGGATGAACTCAACAAACTGGCTCATGCTCAGAGTCGTCAGGATGGCAATCCGGATCAAGGCCTGGATCACAATCACAGTGCGGGTCAGCATGGTCACAGCCATCATCATCGCTCTGCGGAGTAA
- a CDS encoding ABC transporter substrate-binding protein: MGRFSWRWGKRKVRTGLGILLVCSIGLSGCAQGTAPTASSVEDGRSGIALTKDELVLAVGTEPEGGFDPTTGWGQYGSPLFQSTLLKRNAKLQLVNDLATAYSVSEDGLTWTVTLREDVKFSDGEPLTAEDVKFTFDTAAQSGSVIDLTNMADVQAPDDSTVIFTLKSPQSTFISLLTTLGIVPEHAYGADYAEHPVGSGPYKLVQWDKGQQAIVEANEEYYGNKSAFHKLTFLYLDEDAAYAAAQAGTVDIAAIPAAFSKQEVNGMTLEAVKTVDNRGIMFPMQPAGAKSGDGLPAGNDVTSDLAIRQAVNVVIDRKTLVEGVLEGYGRPAYSVSDDLPWSNEEAVFTDANLEEAKRILTSGGWVDTDGDGIVEKNGVKAEFNLLYFAGDLTRQSLALAAADMVAQAGIKINVEGKSREETKKMAYSNAVLFGWGSHDPLETYNLYSSTHKGEGYYNVGLYSNPVVDSWMEKALKATSEEEALPFWQKAEWDGTTGFSYQGDAPWAWLVNIDHLYLVTNGLNIGEQQIHPHGHGWPVTSNLEEWSWDNSTNKK; this comes from the coding sequence ATGGGCAGATTTTCATGGAGATGGGGAAAACGAAAAGTTAGAACAGGATTAGGCATCTTGCTTGTATGTTCCATTGGTTTATCAGGTTGTGCACAGGGCACAGCGCCAACAGCTTCATCAGTAGAGGATGGACGATCAGGTATAGCCTTAACCAAAGACGAATTGGTGCTAGCCGTTGGCACCGAGCCGGAAGGTGGGTTTGATCCGACAACCGGATGGGGGCAATATGGGTCGCCACTTTTCCAAAGTACCTTGCTGAAGAGGAATGCCAAGCTACAACTGGTTAACGATCTGGCTACGGCATATTCAGTTAGTGAAGATGGGCTGACCTGGACAGTTACGCTTAGGGAAGACGTTAAATTTTCGGATGGGGAGCCTCTAACGGCTGAGGATGTAAAATTTACGTTTGATACGGCTGCCCAGAGTGGGTCTGTGATTGATTTGACGAATATGGCTGATGTGCAGGCACCCGACGATAGCACAGTTATATTCACATTGAAGTCGCCGCAGTCTACATTCATCAGTCTGCTAACGACACTTGGCATTGTACCTGAACACGCCTATGGTGCCGATTATGCAGAACACCCGGTCGGATCAGGACCGTACAAGCTGGTACAGTGGGACAAAGGACAACAGGCCATCGTGGAGGCCAATGAAGAATATTACGGTAACAAGTCTGCATTCCACAAACTCACCTTCCTCTATCTGGATGAAGATGCAGCCTACGCTGCTGCGCAGGCAGGTACGGTGGATATTGCTGCTATCCCGGCAGCGTTTAGCAAGCAAGAGGTGAATGGCATGACATTAGAAGCCGTGAAAACCGTAGATAACCGGGGCATCATGTTCCCCATGCAACCTGCTGGTGCCAAGTCGGGCGATGGTCTTCCCGCAGGAAATGATGTGACATCCGATCTGGCCATTCGCCAAGCGGTGAATGTTGTGATTGATCGTAAGACTTTGGTTGAGGGTGTATTGGAAGGGTATGGTCGTCCAGCGTATTCCGTCAGTGATGATCTGCCTTGGAGCAATGAGGAAGCTGTATTTACGGATGCCAATCTCGAAGAAGCAAAGCGCATTCTAACGTCTGGTGGCTGGGTGGATACGGATGGTGATGGTATCGTTGAGAAAAACGGTGTTAAGGCCGAATTCAATCTGCTTTATTTTGCAGGTGATTTAACAAGACAATCTCTGGCACTGGCTGCTGCAGATATGGTTGCCCAGGCTGGAATTAAAATCAATGTTGAAGGCAAAAGCCGTGAAGAGACGAAAAAGATGGCTTACTCCAACGCTGTATTATTTGGTTGGGGCAGTCATGATCCACTGGAGACGTATAACCTCTATAGCAGTACTCACAAGGGAGAAGGATATTACAATGTGGGACTGTACAGTAATCCTGTCGTGGATTCATGGATGGAGAAGGCCCTTAAGGCCACCAGTGAAGAAGAGGCATTACCGTTCTGGCAGAAAGCAGAATGGGATGGAACAACAGGTTTCAGTTATCAGGGTGATGCGCCATGGGCGTGGCTCGTGAACATAGATCATCTGTATCTGGTTACGAATGGACTGAACATTGGTGAGCAGCAGATCCATCCCCATGGTCACGGCTGGCCGGTGACATCCAATCTGGAGGAATGGTCCTGGGATAACAGCACGAACAAGAAATAG
- a CDS encoding ABC transporter permease, producing the protein MTGRNGWARFVGFKMLRLLSLLVGVSVLSFILMQFSPVDPIEAYIGGDMIRVSAEQRSLIEERWGLNESSTERLLTWGQALIQGDLGTSMIYRQPVADIIQERFMNSVALMAVAWILSGIIGFTLGVVAAMRRNSKLDRLICWYCYTLASTPVFWIALLLLMVFGVWLGWLPVGLGVPAGMSADQVTWGDRVIHMILPALTLSLTGVASIALHTRQKLMDVLESDYILFARARGERGFQLFRRHGFRHVVLPAITLQFASFSELFGGAVLAEQVFSYPGLGQATVQAGLRGDVPLLLGLVMCSAIFVFTGNMVADILYRLIDPRMKEELMS; encoded by the coding sequence ATGACGGGCAGGAATGGATGGGCCAGATTTGTTGGTTTTAAAATGTTGCGACTCTTATCTTTATTGGTTGGAGTCAGTGTGTTGTCTTTTATATTAATGCAATTCTCTCCTGTGGACCCGATCGAAGCCTACATTGGTGGAGACATGATCCGGGTAAGCGCCGAACAGCGCAGTTTAATCGAAGAACGGTGGGGATTGAATGAATCCTCTACAGAACGATTGCTCACTTGGGGACAGGCGCTGATTCAGGGAGATCTGGGAACTTCGATGATCTACAGACAACCTGTAGCGGATATTATCCAGGAACGATTCATGAATTCTGTCGCACTTATGGCTGTAGCTTGGATATTATCTGGCATCATTGGTTTCACTCTTGGTGTAGTTGCTGCCATGAGACGGAATTCGAAGCTGGATCGCTTGATCTGTTGGTATTGTTATACGCTGGCCTCCACGCCGGTATTCTGGATTGCGCTGTTGCTGCTGATGGTATTTGGGGTGTGGCTCGGATGGCTTCCAGTTGGCCTTGGGGTACCCGCAGGGATGTCGGCTGATCAGGTGACCTGGGGAGATCGGGTTATTCATATGATTCTGCCAGCGTTGACCCTCAGTTTGACCGGGGTAGCTTCCATTGCTTTGCATACACGCCAGAAGCTCATGGATGTGCTGGAGTCGGATTATATTCTGTTTGCCAGAGCGCGAGGTGAGCGTGGGTTTCAGCTGTTCCGTCGACATGGGTTCAGACATGTTGTTTTGCCAGCCATCACGCTGCAGTTTGCTTCGTTCAGTGAACTGTTTGGTGGGGCTGTACTTGCAGAACAGGTATTTTCATACCCCGGCCTTGGTCAGGCAACGGTTCAGGCGGGGTTGCGTGGAGATGTTCCACTGCTGCTTGGACTTGTGATGTGCAGTGCGATTTTTGTTTTCACAGGTAATATGGTTGCCGACATACTGTATCGCTTGATTGATCCACGGATGAAGGAGGAGCTGATGTCATGA
- a CDS encoding ABC transporter permease: MKQTVERSSEQTAETAEAQKVKTANQEVRYNINTGSLQAETGTGAGTTRQKRRRYMGVSNQRFRNPRQRAVIWGSLAVIWIAVVWLTGRLLPAGSTLTSLMDRNLAPTWAHPFGTDWLGRDMFMRTLKGLATSIQVGLLAACGGGLIAMLLGLAAASSKAADRVISWIIDLFLSVPHLVSLVMLAFVFGGGLAGVAAAIALTHWPNLARIVRAEMIQLKSAEYIQISYKLGQTRLQIAVQHMLPHLVPQLFVGVLLIFPHAILHEAAITFLGLGLSPQQPAIGIILSESMRYLSAGMWWLAFFPGLALLLVVRAFDVLGNSLKTLTGKGSSREVR; encoded by the coding sequence ATGAAGCAGACGGTAGAACGCTCCTCCGAGCAGACGGCAGAAACAGCCGAAGCACAGAAAGTGAAAACTGCGAATCAAGAGGTACGGTACAACATTAATACAGGGTCTCTACAAGCTGAGACAGGAACAGGAGCAGGAACAACACGCCAAAAGAGAAGAAGGTACATGGGTGTCAGCAATCAACGTTTCCGAAATCCTCGCCAAAGAGCGGTGATCTGGGGAAGCCTCGCGGTGATCTGGATTGCTGTTGTGTGGTTGACGGGCAGGCTGCTTCCGGCTGGTTCTACGCTGACTTCATTGATGGATCGGAATTTGGCTCCAACCTGGGCGCATCCATTTGGTACAGATTGGCTCGGAAGAGATATGTTCATGCGTACGTTAAAAGGATTGGCAACCAGCATTCAAGTGGGATTGCTTGCTGCATGTGGTGGCGGATTGATCGCAATGCTATTGGGTTTGGCTGCCGCTTCAAGCAAGGCTGCTGACCGGGTAATCTCATGGATTATCGACCTGTTCTTGAGTGTACCTCATCTGGTATCGCTAGTTATGCTGGCCTTTGTATTCGGTGGAGGTTTGGCAGGAGTGGCGGCAGCGATTGCGCTGACGCACTGGCCGAATCTTGCCCGGATTGTACGAGCGGAGATGATTCAACTGAAATCCGCAGAATATATTCAGATTTCATACAAGTTGGGTCAAACACGGTTACAGATTGCGGTGCAGCATATGCTGCCACATCTGGTTCCACAACTGTTCGTGGGCGTACTGCTAATCTTTCCCCATGCGATTCTGCATGAGGCAGCCATTACGTTTCTGGGGCTGGGATTGTCCCCGCAACAACCGGCCATCGGAATTATTTTGTCAGAGTCGATGAGATATTTATCTGCTGGCATGTGGTGGCTCGCCTTTTTCCCGGGACTGGCATTGTTACTGGTTGTTCGTGCGTTTGATGTATTGGGCAATAGTCTGAAGACATTAACGGGTAAGGGTAGTTCAAGGGAGGTGAGGTAA
- a CDS encoding ABC transporter ATP-binding protein, with translation MALLDIEGVSVSFRRARGWFGHEQTYVIQNLDLSINEGEIVAVVGASGSGKSVLAQAIMGILPANARLEGRISYSGEPLTPERQLHLRGDELMLIPQSVSYLDPLMKVGRQVQPVTRDSGQKRGFITRSHMKKTERELMERYHLPQGTAGKYPFELSGGMARRVLMATATSGQPKLIIADEPTPGIHPEVLAETMRQFRELANEGVGILWITHDITTALTAADRIAVFYAGANVETAQVDDFKGNGERLRHPYTKALWNALPQNRFQPLPGSQSLAGQEITTGCSFAPRCNAATAVCTRERPELRKVRGGEVRCLHAT, from the coding sequence ATGGCTCTTCTTGATATTGAGGGAGTGTCCGTGTCATTTCGGCGCGCTCGTGGTTGGTTTGGGCATGAACAGACGTATGTCATTCAGAATCTGGATCTTTCCATAAACGAGGGCGAGATCGTGGCTGTTGTAGGCGCGAGTGGATCGGGTAAAAGTGTGCTGGCACAGGCCATCATGGGCATTCTGCCCGCCAATGCCAGGTTGGAGGGGCGTATTAGCTATAGTGGCGAGCCTTTGACTCCAGAGCGGCAGCTTCATCTGCGTGGTGATGAACTGATGTTGATTCCACAATCCGTCAGTTATTTGGACCCGCTGATGAAGGTGGGAAGGCAAGTTCAGCCGGTAACCCGAGATTCCGGACAGAAACGAGGCTTCATAACTCGATCTCATATGAAAAAGACGGAGCGGGAGCTAATGGAGCGTTATCATCTTCCTCAAGGAACAGCCGGGAAATACCCGTTTGAGTTGTCCGGAGGTATGGCAAGGCGGGTGTTGATGGCTACAGCGACCTCCGGTCAGCCCAAGCTGATCATTGCAGATGAGCCGACACCAGGAATCCATCCCGAAGTGCTGGCCGAGACGATGAGGCAATTTCGCGAGCTTGCGAATGAAGGCGTAGGAATTCTGTGGATTACTCATGATATCACGACAGCCCTGACGGCAGCGGATCGCATCGCTGTATTTTACGCGGGGGCCAATGTAGAGACGGCGCAGGTTGATGATTTTAAAGGGAATGGAGAACGTCTGCGTCATCCATATACAAAAGCGCTCTGGAATGCGTTGCCGCAGAACAGATTTCAGCCACTCCCAGGCTCCCAGTCGTTGGCAGGTCAAGAGATCACCACAGGCTGCTCATTTGCTCCCCGATGTAATGCAGCAACCGCTGTATGTACCCGCGAACGTCCAGAGCTTCGTAAGGTACGGGGCGGAGAAGTGAGGTGTCTCCATGCCACTTGA
- a CDS encoding ATP-binding cassette domain-containing protein has product MPLEAQNVSYRYDQKSWVFQQMNMQVQQGEVVGLWGPSGCGKTSLGRILAGYAEPVAGQVLLEGEPLPRTGVCPVQLVFQHPEKAVNPRWRMRRVLQEASVQDEQLLEALGIQQTWLDRRPSELSGGELQRFCVARALGTATRYVIADEMTTMLDAITQAQIWHTVMGVARQRNLGLLIISHDRDLLNRVCDRITPMPMSLSL; this is encoded by the coding sequence ATGCCACTTGAAGCACAGAATGTAAGTTACCGTTACGATCAGAAATCATGGGTGTTTCAGCAGATGAATATGCAGGTGCAACAAGGCGAAGTCGTTGGCTTGTGGGGACCGAGTGGCTGTGGGAAAACAAGTCTTGGTCGCATCCTTGCAGGATATGCCGAACCCGTGGCAGGACAAGTGTTACTGGAGGGCGAACCACTCCCACGTACAGGCGTATGTCCGGTTCAGCTGGTGTTTCAGCACCCGGAGAAGGCTGTGAATCCACGCTGGCGGATGCGTCGTGTACTTCAGGAGGCGTCTGTGCAGGATGAACAGTTGCTTGAAGCATTGGGGATTCAGCAAACCTGGCTGGATCGCAGGCCGAGTGAATTATCCGGTGGAGAACTGCAGCGTTTCTGTGTGGCGCGGGCGCTCGGCACAGCGACACGTTACGTGATCGCAGATGAGATGACAACGATGCTGGATGCGATCACTCAGGCACAGATCTGGCATACCGTGATGGGGGTGGCTCGCCAGCGTAATTTGGGGCTATTGATCATAAGCCATGATCGGGATTTGCTGAACAGGGTGTGCGACAGAATTACACCGATGCCGATGTCGTTGTCACTGTAA
- a CDS encoding MalY/PatB family protein: protein MNNNNSTFDQSINRISTGSEKWDALEDIFGAADALPMWVADMDFAAPPSVIQALQTRMEHGIFGYTVRTEAYHAAVTGWMERRHNWKINYDWIVFTPGIVPALSIAVQRFTQPGDAVVIQTPVYAPFYEVVRGQGRELITNPLVENNGHYTMDLEQLESSLQTGRVKMLILCSPHNPVGRVWTREELEGLTSLCLQYNVLMVSDEIHADLIHQRGTHTPLTLISDAVSDLSIICTAPSKTFNIPGLCTSNIIIPNAKLRESFAQGVKTMGLASISTLGAVATEAAYNGAEEWLDECLAYIRGNMEYVQQYVTEHMPQIKMHLPEATYLLWMDFRELNIPHAQLCNMLLHEAGLAFNDGSFFGTEGTGFMRINVACPRSTVEEAMRRLSVLVSNMSGK from the coding sequence ATGAATAACAATAACAGTACATTTGACCAGTCTATTAACCGGATCTCTACCGGATCAGAAAAATGGGATGCGCTTGAGGATATATTCGGCGCTGCTGATGCACTTCCGATGTGGGTGGCCGATATGGATTTCGCTGCTCCACCATCCGTCATTCAGGCCCTGCAAACACGGATGGAGCACGGGATTTTTGGTTATACAGTACGGACTGAGGCGTATCATGCCGCTGTTACAGGGTGGATGGAACGGCGCCACAACTGGAAAATTAACTATGACTGGATCGTATTCACTCCAGGTATTGTGCCCGCACTCAGCATTGCTGTACAACGATTCACTCAACCGGGAGATGCAGTGGTCATCCAAACTCCGGTGTATGCGCCCTTCTATGAAGTAGTACGTGGTCAGGGCCGTGAACTGATCACCAATCCTTTGGTAGAGAATAACGGTCACTACACGATGGATCTGGAACAACTGGAATCCAGCTTGCAGACCGGTCGGGTCAAAATGCTGATTCTGTGCAGTCCTCATAACCCGGTTGGACGGGTATGGACTCGTGAGGAGCTTGAAGGGCTTACGTCACTATGTCTGCAATACAACGTACTGATGGTTTCAGATGAAATCCATGCCGATCTTATTCATCAGCGCGGAACTCATACACCACTGACCCTGATCTCGGACGCCGTCTCTGATCTAAGCATCATCTGTACGGCTCCAAGCAAAACGTTCAACATTCCTGGCCTCTGCACATCCAACATCATTATCCCCAATGCCAAGTTGCGGGAATCGTTCGCGCAGGGTGTTAAAACGATGGGACTTGCCAGTATCAGTACGTTGGGAGCTGTTGCAACCGAAGCTGCTTACAATGGGGCCGAGGAATGGCTGGATGAATGCCTTGCCTATATCCGTGGAAATATGGAGTATGTACAACAGTATGTTACGGAACACATGCCACAGATCAAAATGCATCTGCCCGAAGCAACCTATCTGTTATGGATGGATTTCCGGGAATTGAATATTCCCCATGCACAACTATGCAACATGCTGCTTCATGAAGCAGGGCTTGCTTTCAATGACGGGAGCTTCTTTGGAACAGAGGGTACAGGGTTCATGCGTATTAATGTAGCCTGTCCACGTTCTACAGTTGAAGAGGCGATGCGCAGGTTATCTGTGTTGGTCAGCAATATGTCGGGCAAATAA
- a CDS encoding stalk domain-containing protein → MKSKKWLIAAGVFGMVLTGSAGVYAGTQLETIKAYLNHGLAIEVNGQKYTPTGDQGKKLAPITYQGSTYLPVRSIADALKTEVKYDSQNNKVSIGSSSSSGGSTSTGNSGSTSPSTGTNTQAEGVKSKYLPADFPLPKDAKATSLIENIMDGDKKVVLTYTTKETLLTVGTSYKDYYQTKNLSQNNQDIQADGFSIVGREDGKYAVTITGSVSATNKDLNEITVVWGEE, encoded by the coding sequence ATGAAAAGCAAAAAGTGGTTGATTGCTGCGGGTGTGTTTGGCATGGTGTTAACCGGATCGGCAGGTGTATATGCAGGTACACAACTGGAGACGATCAAAGCTTATCTGAACCATGGGCTCGCCATCGAAGTGAACGGACAGAAATATACACCGACAGGTGACCAGGGCAAAAAGCTTGCGCCAATTACATATCAAGGCAGTACATATCTCCCCGTTCGTTCGATTGCAGATGCGTTGAAAACCGAAGTGAAGTATGATTCCCAAAACAATAAAGTAAGCATCGGTTCTTCAAGCTCTTCTGGTGGGTCAACATCCACAGGCAACAGCGGATCGACATCGCCCTCAACAGGTACAAACACACAGGCTGAAGGCGTGAAGTCCAAGTATCTTCCGGCTGATTTCCCGTTACCGAAGGATGCGAAGGCTACAAGTCTCATTGAGAACATAATGGATGGGGACAAAAAAGTTGTTCTCACCTACACAACCAAAGAAACGTTGCTAACCGTTGGGACATCCTACAAAGACTACTACCAGACCAAAAACCTGAGCCAAAACAATCAGGATATACAGGCAGACGGCTTCAGCATCGTGGGTCGTGAAGATGGCAAATATGCCGTGACGATCACAGGTTCGGTGTCTGCAACCAACAAGGATCTGAATGAAATCACCGTAGTGTGGGGCGAAGAGTAA
- a CDS encoding S9 family peptidase has translation MMSQRGITSEDLYQITWVNDPTPSPQGGQLVYVSRKTNEARDGYCSHLRLLDLGSQKDRPFTSGEKDHSPAWSPDGSQLAFLREVDGKSQVWIIASDGGEAQQISHLKHGVSSLLWSPDGHTLLVKSSVDMSGDEESEHTDPIDDGPKLLQEHVVDRIRMKSDASGLWNGRRSHLFALAPIDVEPLPVTTGHYDVGDYAWSPDGRSIAWIAQMPEEGEDHNDYTLTNHVYLAKADGSDVQQLTPEGYTFSRLAFAPDGQSIALLASDRSYGNATLVKLYTLPISGGELVCLSTDWDVQLNHSIVGDMRSHLTTTGPVFSRDGSYILCLATIHGSVRIAKFARDGSSADYIWPDKREIYQFAELENGQIVAAVADTRNPGDLYMYEQPENPEVEPIRLTRSNPQLEDEIHLSTPETFWFNSSDGLRLQGWIMKPHGMVDGVKIPTILEIHGGPHMMYGFTFMHEFQILAAQGYAVVYINPRGGLGYGQQFVNACRGDYGGGDYRDLMESVDYALSQYAFIDESRLGVTGGSYGGFMTNWIVGHTDRFKAAVTQRSISNWLSFYGVSDIGYFFTEDQIGGNAWDDTEKLWKHSPLAYVGNVSTPLLILHGEQDLRCPIEQAEQLYIALKRRKQTTRLVRFPGANHELSRGGHPHLRVRRLEHIAGWFNEYL, from the coding sequence ATGATGAGTCAGCGCGGCATAACATCGGAAGATCTTTATCAGATTACATGGGTTAATGATCCAACTCCGTCTCCTCAAGGCGGACAACTGGTATATGTAAGCCGGAAAACGAATGAAGCACGTGACGGTTATTGTTCTCACCTGAGACTGCTTGATCTGGGAAGTCAAAAGGACAGACCCTTTACCTCTGGTGAGAAGGATCATTCCCCTGCCTGGTCGCCCGATGGGTCTCAATTGGCCTTTTTAAGAGAGGTTGATGGGAAATCCCAGGTGTGGATTATCGCATCAGATGGAGGAGAAGCACAGCAAATCAGTCACCTGAAACATGGCGTCAGTTCCCTGCTCTGGTCACCAGATGGTCATACTTTGCTTGTGAAATCATCCGTGGATATGAGCGGAGATGAAGAATCAGAACATACAGATCCTATAGACGATGGACCTAAACTGCTGCAAGAACATGTCGTAGACCGGATTCGCATGAAATCAGATGCCAGTGGATTATGGAACGGTCGCCGTTCCCACCTCTTCGCTCTCGCACCGATCGATGTGGAACCACTCCCTGTAACTACAGGTCATTATGACGTTGGAGACTACGCTTGGTCACCGGACGGAAGATCCATTGCATGGATTGCGCAGATGCCTGAAGAAGGCGAGGACCATAATGATTACACCCTGACTAATCATGTGTATCTTGCCAAGGCAGACGGATCGGATGTGCAGCAGTTGACCCCGGAAGGATATACGTTCAGCCGGCTGGCCTTTGCACCGGATGGACAATCCATTGCACTGCTCGCCAGTGACCGTTCCTATGGAAATGCCACACTTGTGAAGTTGTACACCCTTCCAATATCAGGTGGTGAACTCGTATGTCTGAGCACCGATTGGGATGTACAGTTGAATCACAGCATTGTTGGCGACATGCGATCACATCTGACAACCACGGGGCCTGTATTCAGTCGGGATGGTTCCTACATCCTGTGCCTAGCAACCATACATGGTAGTGTCCGCATCGCCAAATTCGCACGAGACGGCAGCAGTGCCGACTATATATGGCCTGACAAACGGGAGATTTATCAATTTGCCGAGTTGGAAAACGGGCAGATCGTTGCCGCTGTTGCCGACACACGAAATCCTGGCGATCTCTATATGTATGAACAACCGGAAAATCCCGAAGTAGAGCCGATTCGGCTCACCCGCAGCAATCCACAACTTGAGGATGAGATCCATCTCAGTACGCCAGAGACCTTCTGGTTTAATTCCTCGGATGGCCTGCGGTTGCAAGGATGGATCATGAAACCTCATGGCATGGTCGACGGGGTCAAAATCCCGACCATTCTGGAGATTCATGGCGGTCCACACATGATGTATGGTTTTACATTTATGCATGAATTCCAGATTCTCGCCGCACAAGGCTACGCTGTTGTGTACATTAATCCACGCGGAGGGCTCGGATACGGGCAGCAATTCGTAAACGCCTGTCGCGGAGATTATGGCGGCGGCGATTATCGCGATCTTATGGAGAGCGTGGATTATGCCCTGTCCCAGTATGCGTTTATTGATGAATCCAGATTGGGCGTAACCGGAGGCAGCTATGGCGGATTCATGACCAACTGGATTGTTGGACACACGGATCGTTTCAAGGCCGCTGTTACCCAGCGTTCCATCTCCAACTGGTTGTCTTTCTACGGCGTCAGTGACATTGGCTATTTCTTCACAGAAGATCAGATTGGTGGTAACGCGTGGGATGACACGGAAAAACTGTGGAAACATTCCCCGCTCGCTTATGTCGGCAACGTCAGTACTCCGCTGCTCATTTTGCATGGCGAACAGGATCTGCGGTGTCCGATTGAACAGGCAGAACAATTATACATTGCGTTGAAACGGCGCAAGCAGACCACTCGTCTTGTTCGTTTCCCAGGTGCCAACCACGAATTATCTCGTGGAGGTCATCCCCACTTAAGGGTACGCCGTCTGGAGCATATTGCCGGATGGTTTAACGAGTACTTGTAA